GGTTGAGAAAATTGAAACAAAGACAAATTATGAGTCACTGTGACACTCAGTTCTCTCCAGTCCACCCTCTCCTTGCCCCTCCATCAGAAGCCGACTTGCACTCTCCACACCTGTAGACACATGGTATACCGTTTGGGCTCCAACTGTGTCTTATTTGcattcctgggaaattccagacTTCACCACTGCAGACCAGTCCCCTGTCCAGGCTGGGAAAAAAATACCCTCTATTTCTGTCATGTCTGGTTGCTTAGGGTGAACTCTCTGGTTTTCCCTGGCAGGAACCATAATGATGGATATGAGAAATCAGAGTGCTGGAATCACCTTCATCCTCTCGGGCTTCTCAGAATACCCGCAGCTCCAGGTGCCCCTCTTCTTGGTCTTCTTGGCCGTCTATACTGTCTCTGTGGTGGGGAATCTGGGTATGATTGTGATCATCAGAATCAATCCCAAActtcacacccccatgtacttctttctcagacatctctcctttcttgatttttgtTACTCTTCTGTAACCACACCCAAAATCTTAGAGATCTTGGTTGCGGACACAAGGACTATCTCCTACGTGGGTTGCATGATGCAGTTCTTCCTTGGTTGCACACTTGTGATTACGGAGACGTTTATGTTagcagtgatggcctatgaccggttTGTGGCTGTTTGTAACCCCCTGCTCTACACAGTTGCTATGTCTCCTAAGCTCTGCAGCCTCCTGGTCGCTGGAACCTACACATGGGGTGGACTGTGTTCCTTGACTATCACGTGTTCTCTTTTGAAGCTGACCTTCTGCGGTTCTAATGTCATACATCACTTTGGCTGTGAGTATTCTGCCATCATCTCTGCCGCTTGCTCTGACTCTTATTTCAGTAAGATGACATGTTTTATCATTGCTACTCTCAATGAGGTGTGTAGCCTCCTGATTATCCTTGCCtcttatattttcataattgtCACAATCATCAAGCTACCCTCAGCTGGTGGACTCCaaaaagccttctccacctgtgcctcccacctGACCGCCATCACCATTTTCCATGGGGTCATGCTTCTTCTCTATTGTGTACCCAACTCCGGAAGCTCATGGCTCTTCATCAAAGTAGCCACTGTGCTTTACACAGTAGTGATCCCCATGCTAAATCCCCTTATCTACAGCCTTAGAAATAATGATGTGAAGGAGACCATCAGAAAATTAGTCAACACCAAAATGTTTTCTCACCCAATGTAATTTTGAGTGAGAAGAGAGATAGaggttctttatttttatgttttaatattaatttatttattt
This portion of the Bos taurus isolate L1 Dominette 01449 registration number 42190680 breed Hereford chromosome 15, ARS-UCD2.0, whole genome shotgun sequence genome encodes:
- the OR5D77 gene encoding olfactory receptor family 5 subfamily D member 77, whose amino-acid sequence is MMDMRNQSAGITFILSGFSEYPQLQVPLFLVFLAVYTVSVVGNLGMIVIIRINPKLHTPMYFFLRHLSFLDFCYSSVTTPKILEILVADTRTISYVGCMMQFFLGCTLVITETFMLAVMAYDRFVAVCNPLLYTVAMSPKLCSLLVAGTYTWGGLCSLTITCSLLKLTFCGSNVIHHFGCEYSAIISAACSDSYFSKMTCFIIATLNEVCSLLIILASYIFIIVTIIKLPSAGGLQKAFSTCASHLTAITIFHGVMLLLYCVPNSGSSWLFIKVATVLYTVVIPMLNPLIYSLRNNDVKETIRKLVNTKMFSHPM